AACGTAGAGAGGTATAGACTTTTCGTTTGTTGTGTATACTTTTcatgtattaaaaaaaagactttaattttgtgtgtacatttattttctagTTATGCATGTATTTCCGTCTCATCGATGACCGCGAACCCTCTCTTTGGTACcattcacaatgtacaatgcCAGGGGTCAGGCTAGGCTAGCTGTAGGgtatttcttgactccccatttacccttctctcttttgttttttttggtcccattattttgtaatcatttatacatACCTGCACCCTAAATGGctgtaattttgatatatttgtttttcaatgtttacCTGTCCATGATCTCATGATGAGCACAGTTAATCGTCTACGCACATTTGCCGTTCTGAGGTTGGATTTCTGATGTTTTCCACATGACATGAACCATACAACTCAAGTTCAAATTCAATGGAAATTGCAGTGACCACATACACGCACGTATGCGTGATATAACAAAAGTAGGATGTTTTGGTGAAAAATTAATGTGGCATATCTGGTGAACTCATGATTGgggacaggtgacgtataagatAAAAATAGTAATGCAAACTGTTTCATAGAAATACAAAAGAAGGTAAAGAAAAATACCACATGAAAagtatattatcataattattaacAAACACTCTTTTGTGATGAGTAACATCTCGGCATCAAAAAACATGTTGAAAACCAGGATATTGGATATCTTCACTACGGACTATACGTTTGCTTTAACACTTGTCGCCATCATAGGATATTTCTCCACGATAGTCTTATCTCTTTGTGACACAACCTTAGATGGTAAGGACTGTCGACGACTACTTCGGACCAGTCGGCTTCTCCTGCTCCGTATTTCTCTTGACAATCCTCGCAGTCTGCGAAGGACATTTTTGTTCATAATTATATAGATGGTGGTGTTCACCATGCTATTTCCATTAGCCAGAGCTTCAACTATGTAGAATATATTGAAAGTTTGCCTGTATTCATTGTGGAGAAGGGGAAAGAAATCTCTAAAGATTGCATATGAGTAAAAAGGTACCCAACAAACAGCGAAAAGTATGACGATGGTCACGAGTATACGAATGGATTTCTTTTTAGAATCGCCGTGTTTCTTTTTATATTGTGATTGCCGTGGCGCTCCAGGTACTTTGTGCTTCCAAAGCTTCAAAGAAATACCAGCGTAACAGAACGCCATTATCGCCAATGGTATGATAAATTCAACAACAAGTATAAACATGTCATATACTTTCAGTGCTGTGATCTCACGGTGTGGCCAAAATTCTCCACAGAAGTGGAATGTTTTACCATTCTCGTAGAACGGACGGACTTCAGTGAAAAGGGCCGTAGGTGTTACCACAACTGATGAAATGATCCAGATCAAAACAATTGCTGTAGCTGCCGTAATAGCTCTTGTACGTGGGGCCAActtaaccatggtaacaataacGACGTatctgaaaattaaaaaaaaaattatacacacAAATTAATTATAGACTAGACGTGTGTCAATGTACATGCGACTTATAACATGTggtatttatatttgaaatgacTGGGTGGTTTTATCAAAGAAAAGAATTACGTGTAACCACAAATATCCTCGATACCAACAATATTCAACTTGGTGGGTGTCCTTCAATGTTTTTGTCATCCATTgttaaaatgaacattcacGAGCAAGTGGTTGATGTGAGTTTACAAACAGGATATATAGTATGAACATAAAGTAGAACTCATTCGTATTGCAATTGCACGCCGCAAGAGTTCACTTGGTTTTAGTGTTTTGGAAATCATGTAAATCTTTGCTATGAGACAAAGCTTCCCCCCCCCCAAGTGACCACTGCCTTCATGATTATATATAAAGCTAATTCAACACAATAGTGGGACCGTTTTCTCATGCAAAATAGCTTTACAAGTCTGAGATCTGGGCAGGGCTGGGTTTTCAGAAACCATGAACTTGGACATCAATAAAACTTCCTACTGTCGGAGTAAAAGAACGCTGGCAATCAATATCACTGCAAAgtatctatctacatgtattacagttcTTCAGCTGTTGAGTACATAGCCGATTTTTACGACAAATATGACCgttcaaatgtaaaagtatagtAAAACTAATGATGACGCATATGCCCTGTGTGATATGTCACCTCGGTACCAAGGTTGAATGAATATGGTCTGTTCTTGCCAGACATACAGGTACAAACTGACGCACGGAATGTAGGGTGTATTCCGAATTCAATATGACCTTGTCAGATGATAGATACAAGTTTATCGAGTACGGAAAATAACGACTTTGAGTAATGACAAGAATTGAAGAAAAGTCCATTGTAGCACGAATGCGTTCATGATTGCAGTAATgttttattgtgtttgtttcttATATATCCATCTGTCCCCAGGGTACCATTTCATTTCCATCTCATGATTGTACCCCTAAGTAGATAGAGTCAGATTTGAAGCTACATGAGGTATCCAATTTTCTCAggatgtattgtattgtattgtattgtattgtattgtattgtattgtattgtattgtattgtattgtattgtattgtattgtattgtaaatcTCATGTACACTTCTCATTAAGTTTAACCTAGGAAGTTGTTTTCTCAGATAATAAAGCTTACACTACTTATATAAGTAGCTAGGAGAAGAATCATTACAGCCTCCAAGACACGCAAGTTGTTTTCAACGTATCGATATCCATCATGCCGGGCAAAACATGACCTGCTGAGCGTCTTCGATTTTTAGAGtaaacatgttacatgttttcAATGCTCACTAGCACGAATATGTTGAGTGTATACAAATGATATTTATAGAACGGTACACGCATGAGTACTTTTTATCAAGTTAAATAGGTGACAGGATATTTTATTACCCAGAGTTCAACAAAATTGTAGCAACACGGGCGAAAAGATGACTTTTACGATGTTCTATTATTGTATAGTTTGTTCCAACGCCTTCATATTGTACGATGGCAAATGTTCGTAATCTTCCTCAGAAACAACCAACATGACAATCTTACTTGCTAAGTATTATAGAGACAACTCAATGACCTTTCTCCCAGCAGGCATTCATGTATGCTATTTTTATGTGAAAATACTAATAGCAATTATATTaacaattttaatataaatgATGGGTAGAGTGaacctgtgttgtttgtttttatttatttacgtgTCCTATGTGAGCTTACCAAGTGAACATTTcgttcaatacaaatacatgtatcgtataaattaaagagttgccacgtccagcccactgggcttataagacacaaatacatgtaccatataaatTAAGGAGTTGCCACATCCTGCCCACTGGGCTTAGAAGACACAAAGACATGTACcgtataaattaaagagttaccacatccagcccactgggcttagaagacacaaatacatgtaccgtataaattaaagagttacCACATCCTGCCCActgggcttataagacacaaatacatgtaccatataaattaaggagttgccacatccagcccactgggcttagaagacacaaatacatgtaccgtataaattaaagagttaccacatccagcccactgggcttagaagacacaaatacatgtaccgtataaattaaagagttgccacatccagcccactgggcttataagacacaaaataacagtataaatatacatattgaaaataaaaactgGAGAAAATTAATCACACAGTGTGCTTTTTCTCTCTCCAAAAGCCTTATAAATAAAGTCAGTAGAAAACTTCCAGAACTTAGTCATGAGTAAAGAGTTTATCTTGTATACTTAAATTGTTAAAGTTTGGTACAAGTGCTTGCATTTTATTCAGAAATGTGTCAttgtataaaaattacaaagCCTATCCTCGACCGAGTATTAGAGAACCTGCCAGTTTCTATAAGAGGTAGTATGCCAAGACGAAATTGAGCCAACAGTGAACGTTTTGCACGAGAAATACTGCCAAGTAGATAATCTTCCTTACCATAAACTTTTTTGAAAGTAATGTATGTTCTCAATTTTGGTTTCTGAGCTACTTCTAGTTCCCATTTGACGATTTGTTAGCTAAAAAGTTTCCGAATCtttcatgtacatcatgtatatctGCACACTCACGGTTCACAAACTTATTCTGTAAACCTGAGTAAGTTGAGTTAGCTCATGGCTCCAGAAAGGTTTATGAGatttaaatttcttttgaaCAAACTGGGGTATCTGAGTACTTCAACTGTGAATCCATTTCTGTAAAGATACAGTTACAAAATTTTTCTTAAACACTGCACCATATTCATGATTCATTAAATACAGCCTGATGGACGATTTCAGTAACCTTTCTTTCATGATCAGTTGGAGTAATTTCAATTGGATTTACTCTGTTACGCTCATGACTGTTTACTGATTATGGTAATGATTGAGCAAAGATCAGGGTATATAGTATGATCGTATTTCTATAATCAGATGTATACTGAATGCCTTTCGTAAGGGCAAACCCTAGATTTTTGTTCCACACACTGTGACTGTTGAAATGTTAAACTTTGAGCTAAAGCTATCATGCATGAAAAAATACTTCATTGACAAATCAATTgaatcaaattatatgaaatttgaagtttgcattctttaACTATGTATCAAACTAATTTATTCTCATCAATTAGTATCGAAGTACTAAATTATATGGGCTTTGAAGTGTGGATTctgaagatatagcctaattactaaaaatcactAAATATGCAAATGCTAAATAATGTTAAAAGCTAAGTGAACAAGCTCGATAGGACATGCA
The genomic region above belongs to Glandiceps talaboti chromosome 8, keGlaTala1.1, whole genome shotgun sequence and contains:
- the LOC144439279 gene encoding prokineticin receptor 1-like, which gives rise to MYPEYSDGDNFVTNSPVHPAAQVILCLVYSLMIVVCGIGNVLLVFILLRYRKMRTVPNLLIANLALSDLLVALLSAPFYLTSYMMRGWPFSENICIAAAYINRMSLYVSTNSLLVIAIDRYVVIVTMVKLAPRTRAITAATAIVLIWIISSVVVTPTALFTEVRPFYENGKTFHFCGEFWPHREITALKVYDMFILVVEFIIPLAIMAFCYAGISLKLWKHKVPGAPRQSQYKKKHGDSKKKSIRILVTIVILFAVCWVPFYSYAIFRDFFPLLHNEYRQTFNIFYIVEALANGNSMVNTTIYIIMNKNVLRRLRGLSREIRSRRSRLVRSSRRQSLPSKVVSQRDKTIVEKYPMMATSVKANV